In Sphingobacterium sp. SYP-B4668, the sequence TCGACACTGCGAGGCCTTCGTAAATTAATTTTGAATGAGAAAGCACTTCAAGAAGATCTTGAAAAGAATTGGGCGGTAGTTGCGGAAGCACTTCAAACGATATTGAGACGTGAAGGTTACCCTAAACCATATGAAGCATTGAAAGATTTGACCCGTACAAATACGCATATCACGTCTGAAACAATCGCTGAATTTGTAGAGAACTTGAATGTTAGTGCGGAGGTAAAAGCGGAATTGAAGGCGATATCCCCCTCCACTTACACTGGAGTGCAACTATAAGCTTTGACGCTTTAATGACGGGTAGGCAAGTTGAAAACCCCTATCTTTGTTAGACTATTATAGAGAGTAAAACTATGGCAACCATAAACGTATATACGGAAACAACTCCGAATCCAGCGACAATGAAATTTTTGGTCAACAAATTGTTGATCAATGGAAGTTTAGACTATGCAAATAAGGAAAAGGCGCAAGAGTCTCCTTTTGCTAGTGAATTATTTAAATTCAACTTTGTAAATGGTGTTTTTTTCGCCAGCAATTTTGTAACAGTAACCAAATCCGATGGTGTTGAGTGGGATGATATTGAAGCCATCTTAAAAGACTTTATCAAAGGAGCAGTAGAATCTGAACTTGCGGTAAAAGAAGTGCATCATGACGAAGATGTTGAGTTTGAAGGAACAGAGGTAGAGGTTAAAATCCAGCAGGTATTACACGACTATGTACGTCCGGCTGTTGAACAAGATGGAGGAGCCATCGCGTACAAATCATTTGAAAATGGTACGGTGACTGTGGAATTAAGAGGTTCATGCAGTGGTTGTCCATCTTCAACGATTACGCTTAAATCGGGTATTGAAGGGCTATTGAAACGAATGGTCCCTGAAGTAGAGGAAGTTGTTGCAGAAGCAATGTAAACTGCATGAAATGAAAGAAGGCTAAATCAATGATTTAGCCTTCTTTCATTAATAACACCACATATGCACATCATTAAATATTATTTTCTTTTGGTTGGTCTGCTCCTAGGAAACGCTCTCTTGGCGCAGGTTACTCTTGTGCATGTTAACAAGTCAACTATCGATCGAAATAAGGTTGCTTATAGCGGCACTAGGATAATGACGGTGGATGCTGTTGAGACAATGCAAGGGAATAGACTATACATCTTCTCTAAAAATGAAAAAGGTGAAACCGCAGACTCTCTTTATGCGGAGGAG encodes:
- a CDS encoding NifU family protein; translated protein: MATINVYTETTPNPATMKFLVNKLLINGSLDYANKEKAQESPFASELFKFNFVNGVFFASNFVTVTKSDGVEWDDIEAILKDFIKGAVESELAVKEVHHDEDVEFEGTEVEVKIQQVLHDYVRPAVEQDGGAIAYKSFENGTVTVELRGSCSGCPSSTITLKSGIEGLLKRMVPEVEEVVAEAM